In a single window of the Mucilaginibacter defluvii genome:
- a CDS encoding folylpolyglutamate synthase/dihydrofolate synthase family protein encodes MTTYAETLDYLFSQLPMFTRIGASAIKNSLDNTIALCDRLGNPHKKFKSVHIAGTNGKGSTSHMLAAILQTAGYKTGLYTSPHLKDFRERIRVNGQMITEQTVIDFVENYKADFEHIQPSFFEMTVALAFDVFATEQVDIAIIEVGLGGRLDSTNVITPLLSLITNIGWDHMNMLGNTLPEIAGEKAGIIKPNVPVIISERQDEVAGVFIKKAAEVNTLITFATDEWQVEVMDHQDDVLTHNTLIAKKKQQVYKLDVDLTGTYQQKNIKGVLEAVEQLRAQGFHITDEHVEQALKKVKTLTGLHGRWEVLSSSPLTICDTGHNPDGIQEVLKNIAGVNYNQLHFVIGMVNDKDITKVLAMLPQAAIYYFCKPDIPRGLAAEELQAKALSFNLTGDTYTSVKAALRAAQAAANNNDLVFAGGSTFVVAEIVP; translated from the coding sequence ATGACCACTTACGCTGAAACCCTTGACTATCTCTTCAGCCAGTTGCCCATGTTCACGCGCATTGGGGCATCGGCCATAAAAAACAGTCTGGATAATACCATTGCCCTTTGCGATCGGCTGGGCAATCCGCATAAAAAATTTAAAAGCGTACACATAGCCGGTACCAATGGCAAAGGATCGACGTCGCACATGCTGGCCGCCATATTGCAAACGGCCGGCTATAAAACCGGCTTATACACCTCCCCTCACCTTAAGGATTTCAGGGAACGCATCCGTGTAAACGGACAAATGATAACCGAGCAAACGGTAATTGATTTTGTTGAAAATTACAAGGCCGACTTTGAGCATATACAACCCTCCTTTTTTGAGATGACGGTTGCCCTGGCTTTTGATGTTTTTGCTACGGAGCAGGTTGATATAGCCATTATTGAAGTTGGCCTGGGCGGCAGGCTCGATTCAACTAACGTGATCACTCCCCTGTTATCCCTCATCACCAACATCGGCTGGGACCACATGAACATGCTGGGCAATACCCTGCCTGAGATAGCAGGAGAAAAGGCCGGTATCATCAAACCAAACGTCCCCGTAATCATTAGCGAACGGCAGGATGAAGTTGCCGGTGTGTTTATTAAGAAAGCCGCTGAGGTAAACACTCTAATCACTTTTGCTACCGATGAATGGCAGGTAGAAGTTATGGATCATCAGGATGATGTTTTAACACACAACACCCTCATCGCTAAAAAAAAGCAACAGGTTTACAAACTGGATGTTGACCTAACCGGTACCTATCAGCAGAAAAATATAAAAGGCGTTTTAGAAGCGGTTGAGCAGTTGCGTGCGCAAGGCTTCCACATAACTGACGAGCATGTTGAACAGGCGCTTAAAAAAGTAAAAACACTAACCGGCCTACATGGGCGTTGGGAGGTGCTGAGCTCCTCTCCCCTTACCATTTGCGATACCGGCCATAACCCGGACGGAATTCAGGAAGTGTTGAAAAATATTGCCGGTGTAAATTATAACCAGCTGCACTTTGTAATAGGCATGGTGAACGATAAGGACATTACAAAAGTGTTAGCCATGCTGCCGCAGGCTGCCATTTATTATTTTTGCAAACCTGATATACCCAGAGGGCTTGCCGCTGAAGAATTGCAGGCAAAAGCCTTATCGTTTAATTTGACCGGTGATACTTATACCTCGGTAAAGGCGGCGCTCCGGGCGGCGCAGGCGGCAGCTAATAATAACGATCTTGTTTTTGCTGGTGGAAGCACCTTTGTTGTAGCCGAGATAGTGCCGTAA
- a CDS encoding response regulator, translating to MRRVLAVDDNRDILDVIELILEDSGFEVETLTTGHGLFEKIKEINPDIILLDIMLGDLDGRELCEQVKMRPETSMIPVILISASHNMADSVAQKHKGAPNAFIAKPFDINDLIGAVESHTAA from the coding sequence ATGAGACGAGTACTTGCTGTTGATGACAACAGAGATATATTAGATGTAATTGAGCTGATACTTGAAGATAGCGGTTTTGAAGTTGAAACGCTTACAACTGGGCATGGCCTCTTTGAAAAGATAAAAGAAATAAACCCCGACATTATATTGCTTGACATTATGTTAGGCGATCTTGATGGCCGTGAGTTGTGTGAACAAGTTAAAATGCGGCCTGAAACCAGCATGATACCTGTTATATTAATTTCAGCAAGCCATAATATGGCCGACAGCGTAGCACAAAAACATAAAGGCGCACCTAACGCTTTTATCGCAAAACCTTTTGACATTAATGACCTGATTGGTGCGGTTGAATCTCATACCGCTGCGTAA
- a CDS encoding SPOR domain-containing protein — MDLANYLIELLGQRGEVSIPGLGRFYYAKKSAFYNAAEARIYPPKQTLQFEQQADNSDGFAEFISQKKNISMASARYFVDRYVNDVLQETAIRDFAVGTKGWLRNDGFKIIFRSTEQTEVSAGFGLPAIELCKRGEPVIKTTTVILTPPPPVEVPQQAEYAPVNEQPKAAIPVVETQVPEPAVIPPAVEATPEQQPAVQRAVPVIETPQTEFIEDEKRGLNVWVITAIVIALLAIAGIGLYMYNPELLGMDKNKAEAAAPVTDDSLTNEADTPEQETETTKVAPASKVADTVAKQEPQADMSLNDSVKTTVINPQPEAEKQPVTEKTTKPTPAKTTPTTAAVAPAMGYPYTVIIGGSFATVEEAERCIINYKKIGLDAHILAEPGYGKKRKVVVGTYKTLAEALKEKNKLIKSKKLRGDAYTLEITKKR; from the coding sequence ATGGACTTAGCCAACTACTTAATAGAACTACTTGGGCAGCGTGGCGAGGTGAGCATACCAGGCTTGGGGCGTTTTTATTATGCGAAGAAAAGCGCGTTCTATAACGCAGCCGAAGCGCGCATCTATCCACCCAAACAAACATTGCAGTTTGAACAGCAGGCGGATAACAGCGATGGTTTTGCCGAATTTATTTCGCAAAAAAAAAATATCTCTATGGCATCAGCAAGATATTTTGTTGACCGCTATGTAAACGATGTTTTACAGGAAACCGCCATCCGCGATTTTGCAGTGGGCACTAAAGGCTGGCTGCGCAACGATGGCTTTAAAATAATTTTCAGGAGTACCGAACAAACAGAAGTCAGCGCGGGCTTTGGCTTACCTGCCATTGAGCTATGCAAAAGGGGTGAGCCCGTTATTAAAACAACAACTGTTATTTTAACGCCGCCCCCACCGGTTGAGGTGCCGCAGCAAGCTGAGTACGCTCCGGTTAATGAACAGCCGAAAGCGGCAATCCCTGTAGTTGAAACTCAGGTTCCTGAGCCTGCTGTTATACCACCAGCCGTTGAAGCAACACCTGAACAGCAACCTGCCGTGCAACGTGCAGTACCAGTAATTGAAACACCGCAGACTGAATTTATTGAAGACGAAAAGCGCGGTTTAAACGTTTGGGTAATTACAGCTATTGTAATTGCTTTGCTGGCTATTGCGGGCATCGGTTTATATATGTATAACCCGGAACTGCTGGGTATGGACAAAAACAAAGCCGAAGCTGCAGCGCCGGTTACCGACGACTCATTAACTAACGAAGCCGATACACCGGAGCAGGAAACGGAAACAACCAAGGTGGCCCCGGCTAGTAAGGTTGCGGATACAGTTGCAAAGCAGGAACCCCAGGCGGATATGAGCCTGAACGATTCGGTAAAAACTACGGTAATCAATCCGCAGCCGGAAGCGGAAAAACAACCCGTAACTGAAAAAACGACTAAACCTACTCCGGCCAAAACCACTCCAACAACTGCGGCTGTAGCGCCTGCTATGGGTTATCCATATACGGTAATAATAGGCGGCTCGTTTGCTACGGTTGAGGAAGCGGAGAGATGCATTATCAACTATAAAAAGATAGGCCTTGATGCCCATATTTTGGCAGAGCCCGGTTATGGTAAAAAGCGTAAGGTTGTTGTAGGCACCTACAAAACGCTTGCGGAAGCATTAAAAGAAAAAAACAAACTCATAAAATCAAAAAAGCTCAGGGGAGATGCATATACCCTGGAAATTACTAAAAAACGATGA
- a CDS encoding MotA/TolQ/ExbB proton channel family protein, with translation MTLLLQIADTAAQMADTVNNAAVPTVPADDLRFGDLILKGGWVMIPIGILAVLGLVIFFERYFTIRKAAKDESSLMAQVRASIMSGNLQSAVAICRNSNTPLGRMLQKGLLRIGRPIKDIEGAIENVGKLEVAKLEKNIGIIGIVAGIAPMFGFLGTIAGVIQIFYNISKTDNISMGVISGGLYVKMVTSAAGLFVGIVAYVCHHVLNMMVDKVILKLETDAIEFIDLLEEPSK, from the coding sequence ATGACACTATTACTACAGATTGCAGATACGGCTGCACAAATGGCGGATACAGTGAACAATGCAGCGGTACCAACCGTACCGGCAGATGATTTGCGCTTTGGCGACCTGATATTAAAAGGCGGCTGGGTAATGATTCCCATTGGTATTTTGGCTGTATTGGGCCTGGTTATATTTTTTGAAAGATATTTTACCATCCGCAAAGCCGCTAAGGATGAATCGAGCCTGATGGCGCAGGTACGTGCCAGCATTATGTCGGGCAACCTGCAATCGGCAGTGGCTATATGCCGCAACAGCAATACACCGCTTGGCCGTATGCTGCAAAAAGGTTTGTTACGCATCGGCAGGCCGATAAAGGATATTGAAGGCGCTATTGAAAACGTTGGTAAGCTGGAAGTAGCCAAGCTCGAAAAAAACATCGGTATCATCGGCATTGTGGCCGGTATCGCGCCAATGTTCGGCTTTTTGGGTACTATCGCGGGTGTAATCCAGATCTTTTATAACATCTCAAAAACTGATAACATCAGCATGGGTGTAATATCAGGCGGTTTATATGTAAAGATGGTAACCTCGGCTGCCGGTTTGTTTGTTGGTATCGTAGCTTACGTTTGCCACCATGTGTTAAATATGATGGTTGACAAAGTGATACTGAAACTGGAAACCGACGCTATTGAATTTATTGACCTGTTAGAAGAACCAAGCAAATGA
- a CDS encoding TonB family protein: protein MDYREENNYPKAFLATGIILAVVLALSYFIVLHSLPKQADGTGGILVNYGTVDEGMGDAYMSMEEPSVAEKANNTRPDKVTPEPPTEEKVQADNSDKNVVTQNNEDAPEIAANTKTPSPTVATKPNKTESKPVINQNALFKGKANNGTGSGDGTGNTPGNQGKTTGTTLTNSYDGTGSGGGGGATSAPGWDRAPAKPDVGNRYNGKVVIEFTVDNNGNVVSAGVGRGSTLIDDELVSKCIQAVRNAKVTPSSSTADGRKYTQVFVFKAK from the coding sequence ATGGATTACCGAGAAGAAAATAATTACCCTAAGGCGTTCCTGGCAACAGGCATTATACTGGCTGTGGTGCTCGCGCTGAGCTACTTTATAGTGCTGCACTCGCTGCCTAAGCAAGCCGACGGTACCGGTGGTATTTTAGTGAACTATGGTACGGTTGATGAAGGTATGGGCGATGCTTACATGAGCATGGAAGAGCCATCCGTAGCCGAAAAGGCGAATAATACCCGCCCCGACAAGGTTACGCCTGAACCGCCAACCGAAGAAAAGGTACAGGCTGATAACAGCGACAAAAACGTAGTGACCCAAAATAACGAGGACGCACCCGAAATAGCGGCCAACACCAAAACGCCGAGCCCTACAGTAGCCACCAAGCCTAACAAAACAGAAAGCAAACCGGTGATAAACCAAAACGCGCTGTTTAAAGGTAAAGCAAACAATGGTACCGGTAGTGGCGACGGTACCGGCAATACACCCGGCAACCAGGGAAAAACCACCGGTACTACATTAACTAACAGCTACGATGGTACAGGCTCTGGCGGTGGTGGCGGTGCAACATCTGCACCGGGTTGGGACAGGGCACCGGCTAAACCCGATGTAGGTAATCGATATAATGGTAAGGTAGTTATTGAATTTACGGTAGATAATAACGGTAACGTGGTTAGTGCAGGTGTCGGCCGTGGATCAACGCTTATTGACGATGAATTGGTAAGCAAATGTATACAAGCCGTGCGCAATGCCAAGGTAACCCCATCATCAAGCACGGCAGACGGCCGCAAGTACACCCAGGTATTTGTATTCAAAGCGAAATAA
- a CDS encoding biopolymer transporter ExbD: MNLRKRHGRVTAEVHTSALNDIMFFLLLFFLIASTVTNPNVIKLMLPKSSSGQSVSKKTITVSVTKDLKYYIDKKETPVDQLEATLGGYKSLATELTIVLYVDRTVAIQDVVQVMDIAQKLNIKLVLATEKKG; this comes from the coding sequence ATGAACCTGAGAAAAAGACACGGACGCGTAACGGCTGAGGTGCATACCTCGGCACTAAACGACATCATGTTCTTCCTGCTGCTGTTCTTCCTCATCGCGTCAACAGTTACCAACCCGAACGTGATCAAACTGATGCTGCCAAAATCGTCATCAGGCCAATCGGTTTCTAAAAAGACTATCACAGTATCGGTAACCAAGGACCTGAAGTATTATATCGATAAAAAGGAAACTCCTGTTGACCAGCTGGAAGCTACCCTGGGTGGCTATAAAAGTTTGGCAACAGAATTGACCATAGTTTTATATGTTGACCGTACCGTAGCCATACAGGATGTGGTACAAGTGATGGATATAGCACAAAAACTGAACATTAAGCTGGTATTAGCAACGGAGAAGAAAGGTTAG
- a CDS encoding tetratricopeptide repeat protein, with protein MIKLKYIVLPTAAFLVSQAQAQQNPSFHIYKTYHTALDLLDKGKYVAAAEQFKLVEASKIRTSNQPGFESEISLIKENSHYYEALCALESGSDDAKSMFQRFIKEHPENPLAKLAFFQVGKSYFKQGKYKEALEWFDKVEAGELSGRDNTEYKFRKGYAYFALGDYPNAQKLFSDVKNKRSPYTEDATYYFAYIAYLNKDYHLALANFEKLKNSKKYEASYPYYITAVYFLDKRYDDVLSYAIPIVNNTKQQNETEMLRIIAASYFAKANYPQAVSYYNRFQDRDQGKTQNSQDSYQIGYAHYKTGNLNKAAAELKKLVGQNDVYSQSGNYTLGDIFIKQNNKQGARTAYQTASRLDFDKQIQEDALFNYAKLSYELDFNAAALEATRTYLKNYPRSARTEEVKILLGEALLNARNYREAVEILEPIPNKSVSARTAYQKVTYYRGLEFYNERAFENAIGIFLRSLSAPVDPQIEALTTYWMAEAMYEVRKYGESVENFEKFLAMPEAKQTNLSNYANYALAYAAFYDNQYGKAAKYFERFLQGTEKDPNTVNDAITRIGDSYFVLKSYGKALEYYNRIIAQKTKGEDYALFQRGVIQGLQGNYDAKIATLNDVLQQFPNSDYADDASFEIAYTYFLKNDGPRAKTDLQAMIQKYPRSSYVPRAITTIGLIDYNANQDDAAVESFKKVVSDYPSSDEAKQALKQVEKIYTDKGDAQTFINYAGTTPIGNYTTAEQESIMITAANNLYLKGDWQGTVNAVNAYLDKFPTKQIYDKQARYLRAQGLNNLGRTQEAVVDYNYILNDWTSAYTEKSLISMAKLYMAQKKYNDAVVFLKRLETNSEYKADYTYAVNTLLYCYDQMQMSDDVLKYVAIVRANEKTGQEDKFRTGLYAGKAYLEMGNNEAAIKEFNYTLSNTKTVAAAEAKYNIALIEYNQGKYKASQKTCFEIAKDFQNYEYWTAKTFILLADNYIKLKDNYQATATLQSIIDNYTAKDDILPEAKQKLAKLKGIKIAPETTKTDSTDTTGTAVQDTTQQ; from the coding sequence ATGATAAAACTTAAATATATTGTGCTGCCCACAGCAGCATTTTTAGTATCTCAAGCTCAGGCACAGCAAAATCCGTCGTTCCACATCTATAAAACATATCACACCGCGCTTGATTTGTTGGATAAAGGAAAGTACGTAGCGGCTGCCGAACAGTTCAAGCTTGTAGAGGCCTCAAAGATCCGCACCAGTAATCAACCGGGCTTCGAGTCAGAAATATCATTAATAAAAGAAAACTCACATTATTACGAAGCGCTTTGCGCCCTTGAATCAGGCAGCGACGATGCCAAGAGCATGTTTCAGCGCTTTATAAAAGAGCATCCTGAAAACCCACTTGCCAAACTCGCTTTTTTCCAGGTGGGTAAATCGTATTTTAAACAAGGCAAGTACAAAGAAGCGCTTGAATGGTTTGACAAGGTTGAGGCCGGCGAACTAAGCGGCCGGGATAATACCGAATATAAATTCCGTAAAGGTTACGCTTATTTCGCCCTTGGCGATTACCCGAACGCCCAAAAATTATTCAGCGATGTAAAAAACAAACGCTCGCCCTACACAGAGGATGCTACGTACTATTTTGCCTACATCGCCTACCTTAATAAGGACTATCACCTGGCACTGGCTAACTTTGAGAAACTAAAAAATTCAAAAAAATACGAAGCAAGCTATCCTTACTATATTACAGCGGTTTACTTTTTAGATAAACGCTATGATGACGTATTGAGCTACGCCATCCCTATAGTAAACAACACCAAACAGCAAAACGAAACCGAGATGCTGCGCATTATTGCTGCCTCGTATTTCGCTAAGGCCAATTATCCGCAGGCGGTAAGTTACTATAACCGCTTCCAGGATCGCGACCAGGGTAAAACGCAGAACAGCCAGGACAGCTATCAGATAGGTTACGCCCACTACAAAACCGGCAACCTGAACAAAGCCGCCGCAGAACTTAAAAAGCTGGTTGGCCAGAACGATGTTTACAGCCAGAGCGGTAACTATACCTTAGGCGACATTTTTATCAAGCAAAACAACAAGCAAGGCGCACGTACCGCTTATCAAACAGCATCAAGGCTTGATTTTGACAAACAGATACAGGAAGACGCTTTGTTTAACTACGCCAAGCTATCCTACGAACTTGATTTTAATGCAGCGGCACTTGAGGCCACCCGTACTTATTTAAAGAACTATCCGCGCTCGGCACGCACCGAAGAAGTAAAAATATTACTTGGTGAGGCCTTGCTTAACGCCCGCAATTATCGCGAAGCGGTTGAAATTTTAGAGCCGATACCGAACAAATCGGTTAGCGCGCGTACCGCTTATCAAAAGGTTACTTACTACCGCGGCCTGGAATTTTATAACGAGCGCGCTTTCGAAAACGCTATTGGTATCTTCCTGCGTTCCCTAAGCGCACCGGTTGACCCGCAAATAGAAGCACTGACAACCTACTGGATGGCAGAAGCCATGTACGAGGTGCGTAAATACGGCGAATCGGTTGAAAACTTTGAAAAGTTTTTGGCGATGCCCGAAGCCAAGCAAACCAACCTGAGCAACTATGCCAACTACGCGCTTGCTTATGCTGCCTTTTATGATAACCAGTATGGCAAAGCGGCCAAATATTTTGAGCGCTTTTTACAAGGCACCGAAAAAGACCCGAATACTGTTAACGACGCGATTACCCGCATAGGTGATAGCTATTTTGTGTTAAAAAGCTATGGCAAAGCGCTGGAGTACTACAACCGCATTATTGCGCAAAAAACAAAGGGCGAAGATTATGCCCTGTTCCAGCGGGGCGTGATACAGGGTTTGCAGGGTAACTACGATGCCAAGATAGCCACCCTTAACGATGTGTTGCAGCAGTTCCCCAATTCAGATTACGCGGATGATGCTTCTTTTGAGATAGCGTATACCTACTTTCTTAAAAATGACGGTCCGCGTGCCAAAACTGACCTGCAGGCCATGATACAAAAGTATCCGCGCAGCAGTTATGTGCCACGCGCTATAACGACTATTGGTTTGATAGATTACAACGCGAACCAGGATGATGCCGCGGTTGAATCATTCAAAAAAGTAGTGTCTGATTATCCATCAAGCGATGAGGCTAAACAGGCCTTAAAGCAGGTTGAGAAAATCTACACAGATAAAGGCGACGCCCAAACATTTATTAATTACGCGGGCACTACCCCTATCGGCAACTATACCACTGCCGAGCAGGAAAGCATCATGATAACGGCCGCCAACAACCTTTACCTTAAAGGCGACTGGCAGGGAACTGTAAACGCTGTTAACGCTTATTTAGATAAATTTCCGACCAAGCAGATTTATGATAAGCAGGCACGTTACCTGCGCGCTCAGGGCCTTAACAATTTAGGCCGTACCCAGGAAGCCGTGGTTGATTACAACTACATACTAAATGACTGGACCAGCGCTTATACCGAGAAATCGCTGATCAGCATGGCTAAGCTTTATATGGCGCAAAAGAAATACAATGATGCAGTTGTATTCCTGAAACGTTTGGAAACCAATTCAGAATATAAAGCTGATTATACTTACGCGGTTAACACGCTATTGTACTGTTACGATCAGATGCAGATGTCTGACGATGTATTGAAATACGTAGCTATTGTTCGTGCTAACGAAAAAACCGGCCAGGAAGATAAATTCCGTACGGGTTTGTACGCGGGTAAAGCTTACCTGGAAATGGGGAACAATGAAGCCGCAATTAAAGAATTCAACTATACCCTCAGCAATACCAAAACCGTTGCAGCTGCCGAGGCTAAATACAACATCGCCTTAATTGAGTACAATCAGGGTAAATACAAAGCTTCGCAAAAAACATGTTTTGAGATAGCCAAGGATTTCCAGAACTATGAATACTGGACGGCCAAAACATTTATTCTCCTGGCAGATAACTACATCAAACTTAAAGATAATTACCAGGCTACAGCTACCCTGCAAAGTATAATTGACAACTATACCGCTAAGGATGACATATTACCTGAGGCAAAACAAAAACTGGCTAAACTTAAAGGTATCAAGATAGCACCTGAAACTACGAAAACCGACAGTACCGATACAACCGGCACTGCCGTGCAGGACACCACCCAGCAATAA
- the mgrA gene encoding L-glyceraldehyde 3-phosphate reductase translates to MTYQPEKNRYQNMQYRRCGKSGIKLPAISLGLWHNFGHVDVYDNYQKILHLAFDSGITHFDLANNYGPPPGSAEENFGKILKADFRGYRDEMIISSKAGYTMWDGPYGDWGSKKYLVASLDQSLKRMELDYVDIFYHHRPDPDTPLEETMQALDLIVRQGKALYAGISNYPADQAAEAIKILKQLGTPCLIHQPKYSMFERWVEGGLLEVLEDNGVGCIPFSPLAQGLLTNKYLNGIPEDSRAAKSTGFLQKDQVTDARISQIKQLNDIAVQRNQSLAQMALAWLLKDERVTSVLIGASKPEQLADSLKALDNIQFSAEELNAIENILQ, encoded by the coding sequence ATGACATATCAACCTGAAAAAAACAGATACCAGAACATGCAATACCGCCGCTGCGGTAAAAGCGGCATTAAGCTGCCCGCTATATCATTAGGCTTATGGCATAACTTTGGGCATGTAGATGTTTACGATAATTACCAAAAAATACTGCACCTGGCGTTTGATAGTGGCATAACCCACTTTGACCTCGCTAACAACTACGGCCCGCCTCCGGGATCGGCCGAGGAGAACTTTGGCAAGATACTGAAGGCTGATTTCAGGGGTTATCGTGACGAGATGATCATATCAAGCAAGGCCGGTTATACTATGTGGGATGGCCCGTATGGCGACTGGGGTTCAAAAAAATATCTGGTGGCCAGCCTGGATCAAAGCCTGAAACGCATGGAGCTCGACTATGTCGACATCTTCTATCACCATCGCCCCGATCCTGATACGCCGCTTGAAGAAACCATGCAAGCGCTCGATCTGATCGTGCGCCAGGGCAAGGCATTATACGCCGGTATATCCAACTATCCGGCCGATCAAGCTGCTGAAGCCATCAAAATATTAAAACAACTGGGCACGCCATGCCTTATCCATCAGCCTAAATACTCTATGTTTGAGCGTTGGGTTGAGGGTGGTCTATTGGAAGTATTGGAAGATAATGGCGTGGGCTGCATCCCCTTTTCGCCATTGGCGCAGGGCCTGCTTACCAACAAATACCTGAACGGCATTCCTGAAGATTCACGTGCGGCAAAATCAACCGGCTTTTTACAAAAGGACCAGGTGACCGACGCACGCATCAGCCAGATAAAACAACTGAATGATATAGCCGTACAACGCAACCAAAGCCTGGCGCAAATGGCCTTGGCCTGGTTACTAAAGGATGAACGCGTAACATCAGTACTTATTGGCGCCAGCAAACCGGAGCAATTAGCCGATTCGTTAAAAGCGCTGGATAACATACAGTTCTCCGCGGAAGAGTTGAACGCTATAGAGAATATTCTGCAATAA